One Pectinophora gossypiella chromosome 21, ilPecGoss1.1, whole genome shotgun sequence genomic region harbors:
- the LOC126376654 gene encoding uncharacterized protein LOC126376654 isoform X3, producing MSNISSESNTSTEWYDEEERDDRMAEQVKRLNIARGQCKATITRAEKFFTDTPLESITTEDLQIRQKSICAAYEKYQSLSIDMQLLDVEVDADDEEMESRYTKLEVTIQRLLSNSVTKCGQAKTTEANHSAAHLTSLEIPVFDGRDISLYKPFMEMFEAVVHHDNRLSDVQKLCFLKKYVRGEPLQLIDSLPIVGVSYTDAVSLLKKRYDNEALLIHNHVCNLLDLPAVQRGTAQQLRELTAKVRCPYSWM from the exons ATGTCTAACATTTCTTCGGAATCAAATACTTCGACGGAGTGGTACGACGAAGAAGAACGTGACGATAGAATGGCGGAACAGGTAAAGCGTCTCAATATAGCACGTGGCCAGTGCAAGGCCACCATAACAAGAGCTGAAAAATTCTTCACGGACACCCCGTTAGAATCAATAACGACAGAGGACTTGCAGATCAGGCAAAAATCAATTTGCGCGGCATATGAAAAATACCAATCGCTTTCCATTGACATGCAACTTCTTGATGTAGAAGTCGATGCAGATGATGAAGAGATGGAATCACGCTACACTAAATTAGAAGTTACCATACAACGTCTGCTATCCAACTCTGTGACCAAATGTGGCCAGGCGAAAACTACTGAGGCTAACCATTCTGCGGCTCATCTAACGTCATTGGAGATACCAGTTTTTGATGGAAGGGACATCTCTCTTTATAAACCATTCATGGAAATGTTTGAGGCCGTTGTACATCATGATAACCGGCTGTCAGATGTCCAGAAATTATGTTTCCTCAAGAAATATGTACGGGGCGAGCCTCTACAACTGATAGATAGTTTACCGATCGTTGGAGTCTCCTACACTGATGCTGTAAGTTTGTTGAAGAAACGGTACGACAATGAAGCTTTGCTGATACATAACCATGTCTGCAACTTACTCGATCTGCCTGCTGTGCAGAGAGGAACAGCTCAACAGCTAAGGGAACTCACCGCTAAA GTGAGGTGTCCCTACTCCTGGATGTAA
- the LOC126376654 gene encoding uncharacterized protein LOC126376654 isoform X4 produces the protein MSNISSESNTSTEWYDEEERDDRMAEQVKRLNIARGQCKATITRAEKFFTDTPLESITTEDLQIRQKSICAAYEKYQSLSIDMQLLDVEVDADDEEMESRYTKLEVTIQRLLSNSVTKCGQAKTTEANHSAAHLTSLEIPVFDGRDISLYKPFMEMFEAVVHHDNRLSDVQKLCFLKKYVRGEPLQLIDSLPIVGVSYTDAVSLLKKRYDNEALLIHNHVCNLLDLPAVQRGTAQQLRELTAKVKS, from the exons ATGTCTAACATTTCTTCGGAATCAAATACTTCGACGGAGTGGTACGACGAAGAAGAACGTGACGATAGAATGGCGGAACAGGTAAAGCGTCTCAATATAGCACGTGGCCAGTGCAAGGCCACCATAACAAGAGCTGAAAAATTCTTCACGGACACCCCGTTAGAATCAATAACGACAGAGGACTTGCAGATCAGGCAAAAATCAATTTGCGCGGCATATGAAAAATACCAATCGCTTTCCATTGACATGCAACTTCTTGATGTAGAAGTCGATGCAGATGATGAAGAGATGGAATCACGCTACACTAAATTAGAAGTTACCATACAACGTCTGCTATCCAACTCTGTGACCAAATGTGGCCAGGCGAAAACTACTGAGGCTAACCATTCTGCGGCTCATCTAACGTCATTGGAGATACCAGTTTTTGATGGAAGGGACATCTCTCTTTATAAACCATTCATGGAAATGTTTGAGGCCGTTGTACATCATGATAACCGGCTGTCAGATGTCCAGAAATTATGTTTCCTCAAGAAATATGTACGGGGCGAGCCTCTACAACTGATAGATAGTTTACCGATCGTTGGAGTCTCCTACACTGATGCTGTAAGTTTGTTGAAGAAACGGTACGACAATGAAGCTTTGCTGATACATAACCATGTCTGCAACTTACTCGATCTGCCTGCTGTGCAGAGAGGAACAGCTCAACAGCTAAGGGAACTCACCGCTAAA Gttaaaagctga
- the LOC126376654 gene encoding uncharacterized protein LOC126376654 isoform X5: MSNISSESNTSTEWYDEEERDDRMAEQVKRLNIARGQCKATITRAEKFFTDTPLESITTEDLQIRQKSICAAYEKYQSLSIDMQLLDVEVDADDEEMESRYTKLEVTIQRLLSNSVTKCGQAKTTEANHSAAHLTSLEIPVFDGRDISLYKPFMEMFEAVVHHDNRLSDVQKLCFLKKYVRGEPLQLIDSLPIVGVSYTDAVKS; encoded by the exons ATGTCTAACATTTCTTCGGAATCAAATACTTCGACGGAGTGGTACGACGAAGAAGAACGTGACGATAGAATGGCGGAACAGGTAAAGCGTCTCAATATAGCACGTGGCCAGTGCAAGGCCACCATAACAAGAGCTGAAAAATTCTTCACGGACACCCCGTTAGAATCAATAACGACAGAGGACTTGCAGATCAGGCAAAAATCAATTTGCGCGGCATATGAAAAATACCAATCGCTTTCCATTGACATGCAACTTCTTGATGTAGAAGTCGATGCAGATGATGAAGAGATGGAATCACGCTACACTAAATTAGAAGTTACCATACAACGTCTGCTATCCAACTCTGTGACCAAATGTGGCCAGGCGAAAACTACTGAGGCTAACCATTCTGCGGCTCATCTAACGTCATTGGAGATACCAGTTTTTGATGGAAGGGACATCTCTCTTTATAAACCATTCATGGAAATGTTTGAGGCCGTTGTACATCATGATAACCGGCTGTCAGATGTCCAGAAATTATGTTTCCTCAAGAAATATGTACGGGGCGAGCCTCTACAACTGATAGATAGTTTACCGATCGTTGGAGTCTCCTACACTGATGCT Gttaaaagctga
- the LOC126376654 gene encoding uncharacterized protein LOC126376654 isoform X1, which translates to MQFSKTQQRLKAEGAKQLMGSLPKDRVNPARVFEKVGLDYCGPFEVKQSTVRRSIVSKGYVLVIVCFTTKAVHLEVVSDMTTEAFLAALKRFIARRGLPSDIYSDNAKTFKGAHNKLNDLYKLANSSDFQNSVSNFTANKGIQFHFIPDYSPNHGGLWEAAVKSAKYHMKRIVGLKTYTYEQLSTIFTEIEAVLNSRPITPMSQDPSDFSCLTPGHFIIGCPLTSYPCPDLTEIPINRLKFWRSCEQARQHFWRAWSHDYLSSLHQRHKWQYEVNNIKENMVVLLKHPSTPPLQWPLGRISKVYIGDDNKVRTVQIVTADHKYHTRAVSKIVILPTEN; encoded by the exons ATGCAATTTTCCAAAACACAACAACG GttaaaagctgaaggagctaaGCAGCTCATGGGCTCTCTGCCCAAGGACAGAGTAAATCCTGCCAGGGTCTTTGAGAAGGTGGGCCTGGACTATTGCGGCCCATTTGAAGTGAAGCAATCAACAGTAAGGCGAAGCATAGTGTCTAAAGGCTATGTTCTTGTGATTGTTTGTTTCACAACAAAGGCTGTACACTTAGAAGTTGTGTCAGACATGACCACTGAGGCCTTTCTCGCAGCCCTTAAGCGCTTCATAGCTCGCAGAGGCTTACCTTCAGATATCTATTCAGATAATGCAAAAACATTCAAAGGTGCTCATAATAAGCTTAATGACCTTTATAAACTTGCAAATAGTAGTGATTTTCAAAATTCAGTAAGTAACTTCACTGCCAATAAAGGCATTCAATTCCATTTCATACCTGACTACAGTCCCAACCATGGTGGCTTGTGGGAAGCTGCGGTAAAGTCAGCAAAATATCATATGAAGCGTATTGTTGGATTAAAAACTTATACTTACGAGCAGCTTTCCACCATATTTACAGAGATTGAGGCCGTTCTCAATTCTCGGCCCATCACCCCCATGTCTCAGGATCCTTCAGATTTTTCCTGCCTAACACCAGGCCATTTTATAATAGGTTGTCCTCTTACATCGTACCCATGTCCAGATCTCACTGAGATCCCTATCAACAGACTTAAGTTTTGGCGGTCCTGTGAGCAAGCTCGACAGCATTTTTGGCGGGCCTGGTCGCATGACTACTTGTCAAGTCTTCATCAGAGGCACAAATGGCAATATGAGGTAAATAACATTAAAGAAAACATGGTAGTTTTGCTAAAACACCCATCCACCCCGCCTCTTCAATGGCCTCTTGGCAGGATTTCTAAGGTTTATATTGGTGATGACAACAAAGTACGTACAGTACAAATTGTAACTGCTGATCATAAATATCACACTAGGGCTGTGTCAAAGATTGTTATTCTGCCTACAGAAAACTAA
- the LOC126376654 gene encoding uncharacterized protein LOC126376654 isoform X2 gives MGSLPKDRVNPARVFEKVGLDYCGPFEVKQSTVRRSIVSKGYVLVIVCFTTKAVHLEVVSDMTTEAFLAALKRFIARRGLPSDIYSDNAKTFKGAHNKLNDLYKLANSSDFQNSVSNFTANKGIQFHFIPDYSPNHGGLWEAAVKSAKYHMKRIVGLKTYTYEQLSTIFTEIEAVLNSRPITPMSQDPSDFSCLTPGHFIIGCPLTSYPCPDLTEIPINRLKFWRSCEQARQHFWRAWSHDYLSSLHQRHKWQYEVNNIKENMVVLLKHPSTPPLQWPLGRISKVYIGDDNKVRTVQIVTADHKYHTRAVSKIVILPTEN, from the coding sequence ATGGGCTCTCTGCCCAAGGACAGAGTAAATCCTGCCAGGGTCTTTGAGAAGGTGGGCCTGGACTATTGCGGCCCATTTGAAGTGAAGCAATCAACAGTAAGGCGAAGCATAGTGTCTAAAGGCTATGTTCTTGTGATTGTTTGTTTCACAACAAAGGCTGTACACTTAGAAGTTGTGTCAGACATGACCACTGAGGCCTTTCTCGCAGCCCTTAAGCGCTTCATAGCTCGCAGAGGCTTACCTTCAGATATCTATTCAGATAATGCAAAAACATTCAAAGGTGCTCATAATAAGCTTAATGACCTTTATAAACTTGCAAATAGTAGTGATTTTCAAAATTCAGTAAGTAACTTCACTGCCAATAAAGGCATTCAATTCCATTTCATACCTGACTACAGTCCCAACCATGGTGGCTTGTGGGAAGCTGCGGTAAAGTCAGCAAAATATCATATGAAGCGTATTGTTGGATTAAAAACTTATACTTACGAGCAGCTTTCCACCATATTTACAGAGATTGAGGCCGTTCTCAATTCTCGGCCCATCACCCCCATGTCTCAGGATCCTTCAGATTTTTCCTGCCTAACACCAGGCCATTTTATAATAGGTTGTCCTCTTACATCGTACCCATGTCCAGATCTCACTGAGATCCCTATCAACAGACTTAAGTTTTGGCGGTCCTGTGAGCAAGCTCGACAGCATTTTTGGCGGGCCTGGTCGCATGACTACTTGTCAAGTCTTCATCAGAGGCACAAATGGCAATATGAGGTAAATAACATTAAAGAAAACATGGTAGTTTTGCTAAAACACCCATCCACCCCGCCTCTTCAATGGCCTCTTGGCAGGATTTCTAAGGTTTATATTGGTGATGACAACAAAGTACGTACAGTACAAATTGTAACTGCTGATCATAAATATCACACTAGGGCTGTGTCAAAGATTGTTATTCTGCCTACAGAAAACTAA